A window of Moritella sp. Urea-trap-13 contains these coding sequences:
- a CDS encoding chemotaxis protein CheW, whose translation MSSLVQSGTLKKMAAQENAFSAMEESGQYLTFLQRGEMFAIGILGIKEIIEYANLTTVPLMPKFISGVINIRGAVVPVIDLSARFGRETAVPTRRSCIVIIETVNDNEKMDIGIIVDSVSEVLEILPTDIEPAPRFGTNIRADFISGMGKVNDDFVIILDISRVLSVNEMSSLASVGGEPVLDINLVE comes from the coding sequence ATGAGTTCATTAGTTCAATCTGGAACCCTGAAAAAAATGGCAGCACAAGAAAATGCTTTTTCCGCTATGGAGGAGAGTGGTCAATACCTCACTTTTCTGCAGCGAGGAGAGATGTTTGCTATTGGTATCCTCGGGATTAAAGAAATAATTGAGTATGCGAACCTTACTACAGTACCACTGATGCCTAAGTTTATAAGCGGTGTTATTAATATTCGCGGCGCGGTTGTACCTGTTATCGATTTATCTGCTCGCTTTGGTCGAGAGACGGCAGTACCAACACGTAGAAGTTGTATCGTGATTATTGAAACCGTCAATGATAACGAAAAAATGGATATTGGCATTATTGTTGATTCTGTCTCTGAAGTGCTGGAAATACTACCGACAGATATTGAGCCAGCACCACGCTTTGGCACCAACATTCGCGCTGATTTTATTAGCGGAATGGGTAAAGTGAACGACGATTTTGTGATTATCCTCGATATTAGCAGAGTGCTATCGGTTAATGAAATGAGTTCATTAGCAAGCGTAGGAGGTGAACCTGTGCTGGATATAAACCTGGTCGAATAG
- a CDS encoding SgrR family transcriptional regulator, whose product MALFSSLLSHNLGYNSFKPCLRTKRGNNDDAVAILNNDKKILHFSRLTKLGAKQAIAITLQEVAEVMFTSTRHCRTLLNELRDLGWLEWTPKAGRNQRSRLYLVYTLDELKAELAQQMIAVGKYEKALAFIDHDQQLFGQLLQNTSGAVQREGRLHIQLTYGRSFAALLPHIALRNSERFLLRQVYCCLVQCDKDGIITPQLAHHWVYNAELQRWRFYLRPALTFHDGSAINAEKIAELFNRLKQLATYQTELAHVSHITAINPLCIDFQLDQPDPGFAGLLADVKYSIQPCFQLQLQPHPNSNPNSNPNSQFNTANAIVGSGAFRVQEHTQQYLRLQAYDNYYSHRALTDTVTIWQVSSPQTDLPCTTEIQANVVQKTSQIRSNYATNSLEQENRSLKQENSSLERDIDSLERKTRSDEQVIESAQKSRIEYGCLLAMVNSKAELSLLQRKYLSQLLAADKLMAELKLSANPIEAIPAYNLLSSWLKVISIGTTQQPLASKLTIAIFEHHTLKECAQAMVALLKQVGINCQVNVYAFEEFVQKASTNSLSEDLILISLDLDDNLPTSVFHWMLSNSILNQSLSAEASTWLQTKLINIRQQQPLTNYLTELESISTAMITEHWMIPMLHHRQTLYFQGVLKGVSINVWGWPDIQDVWSEELINI is encoded by the coding sequence ATGGCATTATTTAGTTCCTTATTAAGTCATAATCTTGGTTATAATAGCTTTAAACCCTGCTTACGTACTAAACGAGGAAATAACGATGACGCGGTGGCTATTTTGAATAACGATAAGAAAATTCTGCACTTTTCTCGGTTAACTAAGCTGGGTGCGAAACAAGCAATAGCAATTACCTTGCAGGAAGTGGCTGAGGTCATGTTCACCAGTACCCGACATTGTCGCACCTTGTTAAACGAGCTGCGAGATTTAGGCTGGTTAGAATGGACCCCAAAGGCCGGGCGTAATCAACGTTCTCGACTTTACCTTGTCTATACACTTGATGAGCTGAAGGCAGAACTAGCGCAGCAGATGATAGCAGTTGGTAAATATGAAAAGGCGCTGGCGTTTATCGATCACGATCAGCAGCTGTTTGGCCAATTGCTGCAAAACACATCGGGCGCGGTACAACGTGAAGGTCGGTTACATATTCAGTTAACTTATGGGCGTTCTTTTGCGGCTCTGCTGCCGCATATCGCACTAAGAAACAGCGAGCGTTTTCTGCTACGTCAGGTGTATTGCTGTTTGGTACAGTGTGATAAAGATGGCATTATCACCCCGCAACTGGCTCATCATTGGGTTTACAACGCAGAGTTACAGCGCTGGCGATTCTATTTGCGCCCAGCACTGACTTTCCATGATGGCAGCGCGATTAACGCCGAGAAGATTGCCGAGTTATTTAATCGTTTAAAACAACTGGCGACATACCAAACTGAGTTAGCGCATGTCAGTCATATCACGGCGATAAACCCACTGTGCATTGATTTTCAATTAGACCAACCCGATCCAGGGTTTGCTGGCCTGCTTGCTGATGTGAAATATTCGATTCAGCCCTGCTTTCAGCTACAGTTACAACCTCACCCGAACTCTAACCCGAATTCTAACCCAAACTCTCAGTTTAATACCGCGAATGCTATTGTTGGCAGTGGTGCATTCAGAGTGCAAGAGCATACGCAGCAGTATTTACGCTTACAGGCCTACGATAACTATTATAGTCATCGCGCACTCACCGATACAGTGACAATTTGGCAGGTGTCATCACCGCAAACGGACTTACCTTGCACCACGGAAATACAGGCGAATGTGGTACAAAAAACCAGTCAAATCCGTTCAAACTATGCAACGAACAGCCTTGAGCAAGAAAATCGCAGTCTTAAACAAGAAAATAGTAGCCTTGAGCGAGACATTGACAGCCTTGAGCGGAAAACAAGAAGTGATGAACAGGTAATTGAAAGCGCGCAAAAGAGCAGAATAGAATATGGCTGCTTGCTGGCTATGGTCAACAGCAAAGCCGAGCTTTCTCTGCTGCAACGTAAATACCTAAGCCAACTGCTCGCCGCTGATAAACTGATGGCCGAATTAAAACTATCAGCCAATCCGATTGAAGCTATTCCAGCATACAACCTACTGTCTAGCTGGTTAAAAGTCATCTCGATAGGTACAACACAGCAGCCTTTAGCAAGTAAACTGACCATTGCTATATTCGAGCACCATACGTTGAAGGAATGCGCTCAGGCGATGGTAGCGCTACTTAAGCAGGTGGGTATAAATTGTCAGGTTAACGTCTATGCCTTTGAGGAATTTGTACAAAAAGCCAGTACTAATAGCCTAAGCGAAGACCTGATATTAATCAGTCTGGATTTGGACGACAACCTGCCGACCTCGGTATTTCATTGGATGTTATCGAACTCGATACTCAATCAAAGCTTGTCTGCTGAAGCCAGTACTTGGCTGCAAACAAAGCTTATCAACATTCGCCAACAGCAGCCATTAACCAACTACCTTACCGAATTGGAATCGATTAGCACGGCTATGATCACGGAGCACTGGATGATACCTATGCTCCATCACAGACAAACCCTGTATTTCCAAGGGGTACTCAAAGGCGTATCGATAAATGTCTGGGGCTGGCCTGACATACAAGACGTTTGGTCTGAAGAATTGATTAACATTTAG
- a CDS encoding C69 family dipeptidase, producing the protein MNNIKKFVLSAITVAIIMPSALACTSVMVGKDASENGSVIISRNEDFSSNNWAKHMKIYPAKAYKEGATITLSTGLNIPAPAKTLRYTAMIDWDGFSYKTPDNGKVYEQRGVNEMNVAMTATNSAEINKRALQADPHTDGIVEQNMVGIVLGQATSAKHAVQILADYIKLYGAGEGYGVQFADLDEAWYMEVGGGHQWIAVRVPDDKYLVIANGLRINGVDLDSKTVMHSEGLFDTVTQNKLLQKPDRHSFNFAKAFGNIGDFYNIDREWNSQKILSPSIKQKTRLKQYPLFLSPDDKISIEDIAQVLRADYKGTELETKGVRPSGVDRNSEAHIIEMYSDMPKELAAVIWQTPSNVKYSPFIPFYNVMKTVPAEYASGTDNYDDKSSWWNFRTLGTLASKSVLNGKYEEVVNETWRDLESQFTTSLPFVNNMLKTMYKQDANLAINFASDYSYGSLQTTLDKASQLKSALMTELTHSTEKKYDPEEFKKISNL; encoded by the coding sequence ATGAATAACATCAAAAAATTTGTACTTTCTGCTATTACAGTGGCTATTATTATGCCTTCTGCGCTTGCTTGTACCAGTGTGATGGTCGGTAAAGATGCATCTGAAAATGGTTCGGTTATTATCTCGCGTAATGAAGATTTTTCTTCTAATAACTGGGCTAAACATATGAAGATTTACCCAGCTAAAGCGTATAAAGAAGGCGCTACAATCACGCTATCGACAGGCTTAAATATACCAGCACCGGCAAAAACATTACGTTATACAGCAATGATTGATTGGGATGGATTTAGTTATAAAACACCCGACAATGGTAAAGTATATGAGCAACGCGGCGTTAACGAAATGAATGTGGCAATGACTGCAACCAACAGTGCCGAAATCAATAAACGAGCTTTGCAAGCTGATCCGCATACAGACGGTATTGTTGAACAAAATATGGTGGGTATTGTGCTTGGGCAGGCAACATCGGCTAAACATGCGGTACAGATTTTAGCTGATTATATTAAGCTATATGGTGCGGGCGAAGGTTATGGCGTGCAATTTGCTGATTTAGATGAAGCTTGGTATATGGAAGTCGGTGGCGGTCATCAGTGGATTGCAGTCCGAGTACCTGATGATAAATATCTTGTTATCGCCAATGGTCTACGCATTAACGGTGTTGATCTCGATAGCAAAACCGTGATGCACTCTGAAGGTCTGTTTGATACAGTCACGCAGAATAAGTTATTACAGAAACCAGATCGTCATAGTTTTAATTTTGCTAAAGCTTTCGGTAATATTGGCGACTTTTACAATATAGATCGTGAGTGGAATAGCCAGAAAATATTATCCCCTTCAATCAAGCAGAAAACACGGTTAAAACAGTATCCATTATTTTTGTCTCCAGACGATAAAATTTCGATTGAAGATATAGCACAAGTATTGCGCGCAGATTATAAAGGCACTGAATTAGAAACAAAAGGGGTTAGACCAAGCGGAGTAGATCGTAATAGTGAAGCGCACATTATTGAGATGTATAGTGATATGCCAAAAGAACTCGCTGCCGTTATTTGGCAAACACCGAGCAATGTGAAATACAGCCCGTTTATTCCTTTTTACAACGTGATGAAAACAGTACCTGCAGAATATGCCAGTGGCACAGATAACTATGATGATAAATCGTCGTGGTGGAATTTCCGCACACTAGGAACACTGGCGAGCAAGAGTGTGTTGAATGGCAAATATGAGGAGGTAGTAAATGAAACGTGGCGAGATCTAGAATCGCAATTTACCACATCTTTGCCTTTTGTTAACAACATGCTTAAAACGATGTACAAACAAGATGCGAATTTGGCGATCAACTTTGCCAGTGATTATTCTTATGGTTCATTGCAAACGACCTTGGATAAAGCGAGTCAATTGAAATCGGCATTGATGACTGAACTTACCCATAGTACTGAGAAGAAATACGATCCAGAAGAATTTAAGAAGATCTCTAATTTATAA
- a CDS encoding chemotaxis protein CheD: MNNDNDKIDVFLLPGEFYFGDKQARISTLLGSCVAITLWHPQKLIGGMCHYMLPSTPFRTDPLELNGKYAEDAMKMFLQDIKAAGTLPSEYQTKIFGGGNMFSKITDTPPCTPNYSKCFKSFSCQQIACKNALIAPYLLQKHGFTITNHDLGGAQHRKVIFELWSGDVWLRKGH, translated from the coding sequence ATGAACAATGACAACGACAAAATTGATGTGTTTTTATTGCCTGGTGAGTTTTATTTCGGTGATAAACAGGCGCGCATCAGCACTTTATTAGGCTCATGTGTTGCTATCACGCTTTGGCATCCGCAAAAATTAATTGGTGGGATGTGCCATTATATGTTGCCTTCCACTCCGTTCAGAACAGATCCTTTGGAGCTCAATGGTAAGTATGCTGAAGATGCAATGAAAATGTTTTTGCAGGATATTAAAGCTGCTGGTACCTTGCCATCTGAATATCAGACCAAAATATTTGGTGGCGGCAATATGTTTTCAAAAATAACAGACACTCCGCCCTGTACACCGAATTACAGTAAGTGTTTTAAGTCATTCTCATGCCAACAAATAGCCTGTAAGAACGCATTAATAGCGCCTTACTTATTACAAAAACATGGCTTTACTATTACCAACCATGATTTAGGCGGCGCGCAACATCGGAAAGTCATCTTTGAACTGTGGAGTGGCGATGTTTGGTTACGCAAAGGACATTAA
- a CDS encoding VOC family protein, with protein MRIEHVAIWCKNLEEMKHFYTHFFNAKSNDKYENPSKGFRSYFLTLPDGPRIELMQMDSVLISAADVFPQLTGLAHIAFAVGSEAKVDAMAANFRANGYEVLDGPRRTGDGYYECVVLDPEWNRVEIIV; from the coding sequence ATGAGAATTGAACATGTCGCGATTTGGTGCAAAAATTTGGAAGAGATGAAACATTTTTACACCCACTTCTTTAATGCTAAAAGTAATGACAAATACGAAAACCCGAGCAAAGGTTTCCGCTCTTATTTTCTGACCCTGCCCGATGGACCTCGTATTGAGTTGATGCAAATGGATTCTGTGTTGATATCTGCAGCCGATGTATTCCCACAGCTCACCGGACTCGCTCATATCGCTTTTGCTGTCGGGTCAGAGGCAAAGGTGGATGCAATGGCCGCTAACTTTCGCGCTAATGGTTATGAGGTGCTCGATGGTCCACGTCGAACCGGCGATGGTTATTATGAATGTGTAGTATTAGATCCAGAATGGAATCGCGTGGAAATTATTGTTTAA
- a CDS encoding protein-glutamate O-methyltransferase CheR produces the protein MNYHPISINAAEFKKFKLWLHNIAGIDLKETKMKLVEGRLACRLKHYNLGSYAAYFKMITSPNEHVEAQMAVDLLTTNETYFFREPRHFEFLKNKLLTEACKGQNFRLWCAASSTGEEPYTLAMTLAEGLGTTPWQIVASDINLQVLGKARSGHYALERAHNISKQLLHKYCLKGLGTQEGTFLIQKALRDRIQFKQINLINALPDIGKFDVIFLRNVMIYFDNDTRIHVVNKILDLLKPGGYLFVSHSESLVGISNRLKIVQPSIFMKS, from the coding sequence ATGAATTATCATCCTATATCTATTAATGCTGCTGAGTTTAAAAAATTCAAGCTTTGGTTGCACAATATCGCCGGGATAGACCTTAAAGAAACGAAAATGAAATTAGTTGAAGGTCGTTTAGCCTGTCGTTTAAAGCATTATAATTTAGGTAGTTATGCGGCTTATTTTAAGATGATAACAAGCCCAAATGAGCACGTTGAAGCGCAAATGGCCGTCGATCTATTAACCACTAACGAAACTTATTTTTTTCGTGAACCTAGGCACTTTGAATTTCTTAAAAATAAATTATTAACAGAGGCGTGCAAAGGACAAAACTTTCGCCTTTGGTGCGCAGCCAGTTCAACGGGAGAGGAACCTTATACCCTAGCAATGACTTTAGCTGAAGGGCTAGGCACTACGCCATGGCAGATAGTTGCATCGGATATCAATCTGCAAGTACTAGGCAAAGCACGCTCCGGTCATTATGCACTAGAGCGTGCTCACAATATTTCAAAACAGTTATTACACAAATATTGCTTAAAAGGTTTAGGCACACAAGAAGGCACGTTTCTTATCCAGAAAGCATTACGGGATAGAATACAGTTTAAACAAATTAACCTTATTAATGCCTTACCAGACATCGGTAAGTTCGACGTGATTTTTTTACGTAATGTGATGATCTATTTTGATAATGATACGAGAATTCACGTGGTTAATAAGATACTCGATTTGCTCAAACCGGGCGGCTATCTGTTTGTCAGCCATTCAGAAAGTTTAGTGGGTATTAGTAACCGATTAAAAATAGTGCAACCCTCTATATTTATGAAATCATGA